The following nucleotide sequence is from Bos taurus isolate L1 Dominette 01449 registration number 42190680 breed Hereford chromosome 3, ARS-UCD2.0, whole genome shotgun sequence.
GCTAGCTCTCTAACTGCTTCTGGCCAAGAGTCAAGCAATGGCATTGATAGAAAGGTGGAGCTTTCAGAGCTGGAGGATGGCCCAGCCGCTGACTGGCGCCGGGGCGTGGATCTCATGTCCTCCCGAAGTGCCGTGGGTGGAGGGATTGGCCACCAGAAGCGCAAGCCTGACATCATGCTTCCTTTGTTCTCCAGGCCAGGGATGTACCCTGACCCCCACAGTCCCTTCGCCGTCTCTCCGATCCCAGGCCGCGGAGGCGTCCTTCACGTCCCCGTCTCACCAGCCCTGCCCCTGACCCCCACCATCTTCTCCTACAGCCCCTCGCCAGGCCTGAGCCCCTTCACCAGCAGCAGTCGCTTCTCCTTCAGCCCTGAGGAAATGAAACACTACCTTCACTCTCAAGCCTGTTCCGTGTTCAACTACCATCTGAGTCCACGGACATTCCCTCGGTACCCAGGGCTCATGGTGCCACCACTGCAGTGCCAGGCGCACCCCGAGGAGCCATCCCAGTTTTCCATCAAGCTGCAGCCCCCACCCATCGGGCGGAAGAACCGGGAGAGGGTGGAGAGCAGCGAGGAGGCAGCACCTGTCCCTGTTCCCACACTGACTCCTGTCCCACCGAGGATTAAGGTGGAGCCAGCCTTGGAAAAGGCTCCTGAGAGCCTCAGGCAGTCGGCACGGGAGAAGGAGGAGCGCTCTCAAGAAGAGGGCACTGTGCCAGGCAGGACCACGGAGGAGGAAAAAAGCACCATCTTTGCCCGCCCGGCTGCACCGCCTGTGTGGCCTTCTGTACCCATTAGCACCCCAAGTGAAGAACCCCTGGAGGTGTCTGAAGACAGTGAGGACAGGCCTGGCAAAGAGCCCGGGGCACCTGAGAAGAAAGAAGATGCCCTAATGCCCCCCAAGCTTCGGTTGAAGCGGCGCTGGAATGATGACCCTGAAGCCCTGAGTAAGAATGGCAAGTTTCTCTGGAATGGGTCCGGACCCCGGGGCTTGGCAACAGCTGCTGCTGATGCTTAGAACTGGAAGAGGATTGGGAGCTGTTTATACTATAAtcaaaacacacacatgtatttatgTAGCAAGATttcagggtggggggtggggagggaattAGACTGGTTTGATCATTCTAGGGGTGTAgacttgtatttttgttttggggATAGGATGGGGT
It contains:
- the ETV3 gene encoding ETS translocation variant 3, whose product is MKAGCSVVEKPEGGGGYQFPDWAYKTESSPGSRQIQLWHFILELLQKEEFRHVIAWQQGEYGEFVIKDPDEVARLWGRRKCKPQMNYDKLSRALRYYYNKRILHKTKGKRFTYKFNFNKLVMPNYPFINIRSSGVVPQSAPPVPTGSSRFHFPPLDTHSPTSDVQPGRFSASSLTASGQESSNGIDRKVELSELEDGPAADWRRGVDLMSSRSAVGGGIGHQKRKPDIMLPLFSRPGMYPDPHSPFAVSPIPGRGGVLHVPVSPALPLTPTIFSYSPSPGLSPFTSSSRFSFSPEEMKHYLHSQACSVFNYHLSPRTFPRYPGLMVPPLQCQAHPEEPSQFSIKLQPPPIGRKNRERVESSEEAAPVPVPTLTPVPPRIKVEPALEKAPESLRQSAREKEERSQEEGTVPGRTTEEEKSTIFARPAAPPVWPSVPISTPSEEPLEVSEDSEDRPGKEPGAPEKKEDALMPPKLRLKRRWNDDPEALSKNGKFLWNGSGPRGLATAAADA
- the ETV3 gene encoding ETS translocation variant 3 isoform X1, translated to MKAGCSVVEKPEGGGGYQFPDWAYKTESSPGSRQIQLWHFILELLQKEEFRHVIAWQQGEYGEFVIKDPDEVARLWGRRKCKPQMNYDKLSRALRYYYNKRILHKTKGKRFTYKFNFNKLVMPNYPFINIRSSGKETETWKGVVPQSAPPVPTGSSRFHFPPLDTHSPTSDVQPGRFSASSLTASGQESSNGIDRKVELSELEDGPAADWRRGVDLMSSRSAVGGGIGHQKRKPDIMLPLFSRPGMYPDPHSPFAVSPIPGRGGVLHVPVSPALPLTPTIFSYSPSPGLSPFTSSSRFSFSPEEMKHYLHSQACSVFNYHLSPRTFPRYPGLMVPPLQCQAHPEEPSQFSIKLQPPPIGRKNRERVESSEEAAPVPVPTLTPVPPRIKVEPALEKAPESLRQSAREKEERSQEEGTVPGRTTEEEKSTIFARPAAPPVWPSVPISTPSEEPLEVSEDSEDRPGKEPGAPEKKEDALMPPKLRLKRRWNDDPEALSKNGKFLWNGSGPRGLATAAADA